The following are from one region of the Alkalimarinus sediminis genome:
- the infB gene encoding translation initiation factor IF-2, protein MSEVTVKKLAEDVGAPVDRLLKQIQAAGLKHTSETDVMSADEKQILLSFLKRSHGESDAEAKKITLKRKTTSTLKVAGMQGKTKTVNVEVRKKRTYVKRSEATVDLEAEKQKQQEEELARKKAEEAKAQAEKERKEAEAKKLAEEQAKKAKEATKEEAAPSTNERKHRAPEAAPKKAHAPAKDDAKKNHRKKGRNDNDDHESRQRREKAKAAGKGGRKGTLVSLTGEEESRHRKLRHKKKPKADRDHQFEKPTAAQVHEVQIPESITVAELASRMNVKGAQVVKVLFGLGVMATINQTIDQETATLVVEEMGHTVTLIQDDAVETDIIESIDYKGEEVTRAPVVSVMGHVDHGKTSLLDYIRRAKVAAGESGGITQHIGAYHVETGHGMISFLDTPGHAAFTAMRARGANSTDIVILVVAADDGVMPQTEEAVQHARSAGVPIIVAVNKIDKEAADPDRVKNELAAKDVIPEDWGGDVQFVEVSAHTGQGIDELLDAVLLQAEVLELKAVPSAPAKGVVVEASLDKGRGAVSTVLIQNGTLRQGDVVIAGMFFGKVRAMLDENGKKVLEAGPSIPVEILGLNGTPDAGDDFIVVPDEKRAREVANFRQGKYRDVRFQRQQSAKLENLFQGMGKDEVKNLNIVLKTDVRGSLEALTAALADIGNDEVQVKIVSSGVGGIAETDANLALATNAVIIGFNVRADASAKKVIDAEGLDLRYYSVIYDIIDHIKQALTGMLAPEFREDIVGLAEVRDTFRSPKFGQVAGCMVTEGTIYRNKQIRVLRDNVVIFEGELESLRRFKDDVNEVRSGTECGIGVKNYDVKVGDKIEVFDSVKVERSL, encoded by the coding sequence ATGTCAGAAGTTACCGTAAAAAAACTCGCTGAAGATGTTGGCGCTCCCGTCGACCGTTTGTTGAAGCAAATTCAGGCCGCGGGTCTTAAGCATACTTCAGAGACAGACGTGATGTCGGCAGATGAGAAGCAAATTCTGTTGTCATTTCTGAAAAGAAGTCATGGCGAATCTGATGCAGAAGCAAAGAAAATTACGCTGAAGCGCAAAACCACTAGCACCTTAAAAGTTGCTGGTATGCAGGGTAAGACTAAAACCGTTAATGTTGAAGTTCGTAAAAAACGGACTTATGTTAAGCGTAGTGAAGCGACTGTTGATTTAGAAGCTGAAAAGCAGAAGCAGCAAGAAGAAGAGTTAGCTCGTAAAAAGGCAGAAGAAGCTAAAGCGCAGGCTGAAAAAGAGCGTAAAGAAGCTGAAGCTAAAAAGCTAGCAGAAGAGCAGGCGAAGAAGGCTAAAGAAGCCACTAAAGAAGAAGCTGCGCCATCTACAAATGAGCGTAAGCATAGAGCTCCAGAAGCTGCACCGAAAAAAGCTCATGCGCCTGCTAAAGACGATGCTAAGAAAAACCATCGCAAAAAAGGCCGCAATGATAATGACGATCATGAAAGTCGTCAGCGTCGTGAAAAAGCAAAAGCGGCAGGTAAGGGTGGCAGAAAAGGCACGCTTGTTTCATTGACCGGTGAAGAAGAGTCTCGTCATCGTAAGCTTCGTCACAAAAAGAAGCCAAAGGCTGATAGAGATCACCAGTTTGAGAAGCCAACAGCTGCTCAGGTTCATGAAGTTCAGATTCCTGAAAGCATCACCGTAGCCGAACTCGCTTCACGAATGAATGTTAAGGGCGCTCAGGTCGTTAAAGTGCTTTTCGGTCTTGGTGTGATGGCAACCATCAACCAGACTATCGATCAAGAAACGGCTACTTTAGTCGTTGAAGAGATGGGGCACACAGTTACATTGATTCAGGATGATGCAGTTGAAACTGATATTATCGAGTCGATCGATTATAAGGGTGAAGAAGTCACTCGTGCACCGGTAGTGAGTGTAATGGGCCACGTTGACCATGGTAAGACTTCATTGCTTGATTATATTCGTCGTGCCAAGGTTGCAGCGGGTGAGTCAGGTGGTATTACCCAGCACATTGGTGCTTACCACGTTGAAACTGGTCATGGCATGATTTCATTCCTTGATACTCCTGGACACGCAGCATTTACAGCTATGCGTGCGCGAGGGGCGAACAGTACTGATATCGTCATATTGGTTGTTGCAGCTGATGATGGTGTTATGCCACAGACTGAGGAAGCGGTTCAGCACGCACGTTCAGCGGGTGTTCCAATTATCGTCGCGGTTAACAAGATCGATAAAGAAGCGGCTGATCCAGATCGAGTTAAGAATGAGCTGGCTGCAAAAGATGTAATCCCAGAAGACTGGGGCGGTGACGTTCAATTTGTAGAGGTTTCGGCACATACCGGGCAAGGTATTGATGAGCTTCTTGATGCAGTGCTGCTTCAGGCAGAAGTACTTGAACTTAAAGCTGTGCCTTCTGCTCCGGCAAAAGGTGTGGTGGTTGAAGCAAGTTTGGATAAAGGGCGTGGAGCTGTCTCGACAGTCCTTATTCAGAACGGAACCTTGCGCCAGGGCGACGTAGTAATTGCGGGTATGTTCTTTGGTAAGGTTCGAGCAATGCTTGACGAAAACGGCAAGAAGGTTCTCGAGGCCGGGCCATCTATCCCAGTAGAAATACTTGGGTTAAATGGTACGCCTGATGCCGGTGATGACTTTATTGTGGTGCCAGATGAAAAACGCGCTCGCGAAGTCGCTAACTTCCGTCAAGGCAAGTACCGTGATGTTAGATTCCAACGTCAGCAGTCTGCTAAGCTTGAGAACTTGTTCCAAGGTATGGGTAAAGACGAAGTTAAGAACCTAAATATTGTTCTTAAAACCGACGTTCGTGGTTCTCTTGAGGCGCTAACCGCTGCCCTCGCTGACATTGGTAACGATGAAGTTCAGGTTAAAATCGTTTCTAGTGGTGTGGGTGGAATTGCAGAGACTGACGCTAACTTGGCGCTTGCGACTAACGCCGTCATCATTGGTTTTAACGTGCGTGCAGATGCATCAGCTAAGAAAGTAATTGATGCAGAAGGGTTGGATCTTCGCTACTACAGCGTTATCTACGACATTATCGATCACATTAAACAGGCGCTTACAGGAATGTTAGCTCCGGAGTTTAGAGAAGATATTGTTGGTCTTGCAGAAGTTCGCGATACATTCCGTTCGCCTAAGTTTGGACAGGTTGCGGGTTGTATGGTGACAGAAGGCACCATTTATCGTAATAAGCAGATTCGAGTTCTTCGTGATAACGTGGTTATCTTCGAAGGTGAGCTTGAATCACTACGTCGCTTTAAAGATGATGTTAACGAAGTTCGTTCTGGTACTGAGTGTGGTATTGGTGTTAAGAACTACGACGTTAAAGTTGGCGATAAAATTGAAGTCTTTGACTCTGTAAAAGTTGAAAGAAGTCTATAA
- the nusA gene encoding transcription termination factor NusA — MNKEILLVVEAVSNEKNVDKDVIFEAIELALAMATKKRYDEEETVDIYVTIDRKTGEYEAFRRWTVVDNDTVPGLGNDLTLEEAHEINPELQPGDIHEEQVESAAFGRIGAQAAKQIIVQKVREAERARIVDSYREKVGELVSGTVKKVTRDNVIVDLGNNAEALLPRDNLIPKEIFRMGDRVRALLAEISTEGRGPQLILSRTSPAMLIELFKIEVPEIAEEVIEIRAAARDPGLRSKIAVKTNDGRIDPVGACVGMRGARVQAVSGEFGNERIDIVLWDDNPAQLVVNAMAPAEVASIVVDEDTHSMSVAVAEENLAMAIGRGGQNVRLASELTGWVLNVMTEDEAGRQKEEEVGRFVENFIEALDVDEELATELVEEGFTSLEEIAYVPLEEMVAIDGFDEDLVEELRRRAKDKLLNQAIASEEALEGSEPAQDLLEMDGMERHLAFVLASKGIVSMEDLAEQSVDDLIDIEGIDEERAGQLIMTARAPWFEDQ, encoded by the coding sequence ATGAATAAAGAAATATTGCTAGTTGTAGAAGCGGTTTCCAACGAAAAAAATGTCGATAAAGATGTCATTTTTGAGGCTATTGAGTTGGCGCTGGCTATGGCAACAAAGAAACGATACGACGAAGAAGAAACTGTAGATATTTACGTTACTATCGATCGTAAAACAGGCGAATATGAAGCGTTCCGTCGTTGGACTGTGGTAGATAACGATACCGTACCAGGGCTAGGAAACGATCTAACCCTAGAAGAAGCTCATGAAATTAACCCTGAGCTGCAGCCAGGTGATATCCACGAAGAGCAGGTAGAGTCTGCTGCATTCGGTCGAATAGGTGCTCAAGCAGCTAAGCAGATTATTGTACAGAAAGTTAGAGAAGCTGAACGCGCTAGAATTGTAGATAGTTATCGTGAGAAAGTGGGTGAGTTGGTATCGGGTACTGTTAAGAAGGTGACCCGAGACAACGTTATTGTTGATTTAGGCAATAACGCAGAAGCACTTTTACCACGAGATAACCTGATCCCTAAAGAAATCTTCAGGATGGGTGATCGCGTTAGGGCGCTATTGGCAGAAATTAGTACAGAAGGACGAGGTCCTCAGCTAATTCTAAGCCGCACTAGCCCCGCTATGCTGATTGAGTTATTCAAAATCGAAGTGCCAGAAATTGCAGAAGAAGTGATTGAGATTAGAGCGGCGGCGCGAGATCCAGGCTTGAGATCAAAAATCGCGGTTAAAACTAACGACGGCCGAATCGATCCTGTGGGTGCTTGCGTGGGTATGCGAGGCGCACGTGTTCAGGCAGTATCTGGTGAGTTTGGTAACGAACGAATTGATATTGTGCTTTGGGATGATAACCCTGCTCAGTTGGTTGTTAATGCAATGGCACCTGCAGAAGTAGCCTCTATTGTTGTGGATGAAGACACCCATTCAATGAGCGTTGCGGTTGCTGAAGAAAATCTTGCAATGGCGATTGGTCGTGGTGGTCAAAACGTTAGGTTAGCCAGTGAGTTAACGGGCTGGGTTCTAAATGTAATGACCGAAGATGAGGCAGGTCGTCAGAAAGAAGAAGAGGTAGGCCGGTTTGTTGAGAACTTTATCGAAGCACTAGATGTCGATGAAGAGCTGGCTACCGAACTTGTTGAAGAAGGGTTTACGTCTTTAGAAGAGATAGCATACGTACCCTTAGAAGAGATGGTTGCTATTGATGGCTTTGATGAAGACCTTGTCGAAGAGTTGAGACGACGAGCAAAAGATAAGCTGTTGAATCAAGCAATTGCATCTGAGGAAGCACTGGAAGGAAGCGAGCCAGCACAAGATCTTTTGGAAATGGATGGTATGGAGCGACACCTAGCATTTGTTCTCGCCAGTAAAGGTATTGTTTCAATGGAAGATCTTGCTGAGCAATCAGTCGATGATCTGATCGATATTGAAGGCATCGACGAAGAACGTGCCGGCCAATTAATTATGACGGCTCGAGCACCCTGGTTTGAAGACCAGTAG
- the rimP gene encoding ribosome maturation factor RimP produces the protein MSGKQRLLEELIRPVVEGLGFEFWGMEFVSQGKHSVLRVFIDSENGIMLEDCEVVSRQISGVMDVEDPIAGEYALEVSSPGMDRPLYRLDQFERYAGHKVSLKLRMPFDGRRKFEGVLKGIEGSDVVVVVEDSEYLFPVDSIDKANVVPQFD, from the coding sequence TTGTCCGGAAAACAACGGTTGCTTGAAGAATTAATCCGTCCTGTGGTTGAAGGCTTAGGCTTTGAATTCTGGGGGATGGAGTTTGTGTCTCAAGGTAAGCACTCAGTGTTAAGAGTGTTTATCGATAGTGAAAACGGCATCATGCTGGAAGATTGCGAAGTCGTCAGTCGCCAGATTAGCGGTGTGATGGATGTTGAAGACCCTATTGCAGGTGAATATGCATTAGAAGTCTCTTCTCCGGGTATGGATCGACCATTGTATAGGCTAGATCAGTTTGAGCGCTATGCAGGGCATAAGGTGAGTTTAAAGCTCCGAATGCCCTTTGATGGAAGAAGAAAGTTTGAAGGTGTGCTGAAAGGTATTGAAGGCAGTGATGTTGTCGTTGTGGTGGAAGATAGTGAATATCTTTTCCCCGTTGATAGCATTGATAAAGCTAACGTTGTACCACAGTTTGATTAA
- the secG gene encoding preprotein translocase subunit SecG: MEWLETIVLVVHVLVSVGLIGLVLLQQGKGADAGASFGGGASQTVFGSQGTGNFLTKTTSLLAFVFFVTSFSLAVFAKQQSKVMVDQGIAVPSVSEPVSEEVEFEAPQLETQEEGSVTPELE, from the coding sequence ATGGAATGGTTAGAGACGATAGTTCTTGTGGTTCATGTGCTGGTCTCTGTTGGCCTAATCGGATTAGTCCTTTTACAGCAGGGTAAAGGTGCAGACGCAGGTGCCTCTTTTGGTGGCGGTGCATCGCAAACTGTATTTGGAAGTCAGGGTACAGGTAACTTTCTTACCAAGACCACTTCGCTATTAGCGTTTGTGTTCTTTGTGACTAGTTTCTCCTTGGCGGTATTTGCAAAGCAGCAGTCAAAAGTGATGGTTGATCAGGGTATTGCTGTTCCTAGTGTTAGTGAGCCGGTTTCTGAAGAGGTGGAGTTTGAAGCGCCTCAGTTAGAGACTCAAGAAGAAGGTTCTGTTACTCCTGAATTGGAGTGA